AGATGATAGCTCTTCAGCTTAGCCCATACAGTTTCTATTGGAGACAGAGCTGGAGCCTAAGCTGGAGCAAGGGTTTCGGAAAGTTTTTTAGTTTCTTAATTCTTCCAAAATATAAaactgtatataaaaaaaaggtttgcaCTTCTTCACAATTTTGTACACTATGTACATATCTGTAGTTGTAAGCAAAATTTAACAACAGTTTGTGGTAAATTTATTTTCCACTTTCTTGAAACAGTTTTTccagaaaataaaatattcaattaTTTGTAGACACACAGGGACACCAGAAAAAGTTGTTACTCGAAACAACCACAAAAGTTGTATCACCAAAAGCGCAAATTTCTATGGGTAGCCACGCAAAAACGAAGCCTCTAGAGGGCGTATGGGTATTTTAGAGCCGTAGCGAGATAGATTTATACCTTCGGCAACCGCAGGAAGCGATTGCGCCTATACCAACTGTCGGCTGAGATCGGCTGCAACAAGAGGAATAAATGAATCAAGGTGGAACAAAGTACTAAAAATGGAGGGTTTGGAATTCAAACGGCCTCCATGTTCAGAGTTTGGGAGCTACCTACAATGAATGCCTCCCAAACTCATTTGCTGACCCCCTTCCTAAACCAATCCCAAGCCCCACCCACTCAAAAGTGCAAGATTAGTATTGTTTTGAGAGTGTGTTTCTATGACATTATTTTAGTGACTGATATTTGTATGACTGAGAATTTGTGAGTTAGATTCAGAATGATGTCAAGTACAATGCCTTGTCCAGTTACAAGTAAATGCTCAATTTGAATTCACAAGACTTAATTCAGTGTTGCTACATGTACGTTATGTTTAGAATACAACAGAAACTAACAAATAATCCAAATCACAAACCATGCAGCATACTCATGCAATGAAAAtacattaaaggatttgggtactttttcaaaatgtccatagatttacattaaacttacagggtttgaatgtaatggtagtggaaagcttcccttcaaatattacttactgaggtgctgttttggagataattattaacaaaacaatgtcatgaaaatacgtttgtaaatgcttacaataattttggtcttatgagaccaaaattattttcatgacattgtttaaataCATGCCACACCATGTGTAGGAATATAAATTACAAGGTTCAATATCCACTACTTTCCATTTTCGTATGCAGTGAGCTGTACCAATGTTATGTGATTTTTCACAGTGCAGTTGATGTAACAAATGAAACTATTGTCACAGTGTATATAAATGGGTTAAAAATGACATCATGTATGAgttagtaaaataattgttcCTTCGTTAATGCCTAAATGGGAAAGACTGCAAGGTTAATTTGCAAGCACATGACTACCTCTGGCAAAGTTAGGGGTTTTACCAGAGCAAACCAAATTCTTCTTCATCAGACAGTATTTTTTTAAGTGACATTCATCTTGCAAAGTATTTGATTATAAAAACAGTTATAAGGGATATTAAGGCTATTTATCTTGAAGTAAATTAAGTGAAGACGtagaaatgttttgaaaaaccTCTGCAAAAATAGTTCCATGAAACCACTTAACAGACCTCCAAAAAAGCAATCTTCCTCAATCCTCCGCTATCCTCAACTCTATGTTAACTCAACACCAACATATTTGGACTTTGTTTAGACTGGTATGCCTGGCCTCATGCTAAGAGTGTGTGGTTTGAGGGTACAGTTCCAAATCCACCAAAATACTCCACTCTATGGTAACTCAAAACTCAAATGATCGGACTCTAATAAAATTTTCTTGGCTTCATATCTAGCATGTCTAGAGTGTGTGGTTTGGGGAACAGTTCCAAATCCACCAAAATACTCCACTCTATGGTAACTCAACAACCAACTGTCCAAACGTTAATTAACATGCCTGTCCCATGCAGCGAATATGCAATTGTTATTTGGTCCTGCTGGTCTTACAGtcctctgcaaccaaacatctTCCTGAGGAGGATTCAGGACAATTGGGTTTAATTTCTATTTTCATATCGATTAATATTGTTCAGCAAACATGAATGCCACATGCAGAGTAAATAATACAACTGAACAAACATTTGGAAAATTAAATACTGGCAATGCACATGCACAAGGGGAAATAGAGAAAAATCATATCATGTAAAAGGCATGCAGTTCTATGTTTAATGCATGTGATGTTTAAGTGTACTTCAGTTAGTTATTGTGAATCCcgagccgtgacacttgtgtccttaagcaagacactttaccattgctttgtccttcggatgggacgttaagccgttggtcccatgtgttgtgtaacgcatgtaaaagaacccagtgcacttgtcgaaaagagaaggggttcgccccggtgttcctggttgtggctgcaataacctatctttctgaaagtttgtatatactcagcgccttgagtaccttgtttggtagatacgtgcgctatataagactccgatattattattattattattattatacattttCCAACATTTTCTACTGCGAACTGGAGAATTCATCAGTGAGTAAAATTAGTAgaaattttcatgaaatttggccaacCACACCATGAATTACCCTATGCTACCACCAACCAGCCAGATTCAATGTTCAAGCCATTTTTTCAAAAGTGAAAGCCAGCACTTTCTAACCAACCACAATCTACAAGCCACATACCCAAAACCCTACCAGCACAAGCCATCGAGAAAAGCCATTAGGCAACTTAAGAAGGTCGATCAACCGCTCAACTAGTGACCTCCAAACCAGCCATTTTTAATCAACAAGCCCGATAATCGAAATCCAAACCAATACAATGAATAAACCTTTAATTGCTACCCCGAAACATCAGCCAATTTAGCAAGCCAGAAAATCAGACGGCCAGCAGCGATTAGGCAAAAGACAAGTCAACAAACCTGTGCACAAGCCAACAAACCTGTACCAAGCCTAATATAACAAAAGCCAAGAGGCAAGACAAGTGAATCACTTTATAAAGCAGGCAATTTCTGCAAGCCACAACAGCAAATAGCCACCAAGGAAAAGGCAAAGACAAATCAGACAAGAATGGCCACCACCAAATATCCGCACAACAAGCCACATTCGTTCCAGGCTACGAGTTAGAGTCGGGTAAAAAATGTCTGGTAAAATGACTTACTTAGTCAAAATGTACCGCTTACaattgaattcctcagactataaagatagttgctatgtcaaatggttccagacaagcttttgtatagcaaccaaCAGATGAGCGAACCCTGCTACCATTgtaccatacacatccattcccGCCCAGAAAAAATTGTGACTCATCAACTAACAGGTACAGGGTGAGAATCTTCGCTACGGAAAGTGTGTAAAAGAAAAAGTGTGCGttctattttattattatacctTAAAGCTGTGTTCATGTTGTGATTGTTGATGTGAAACTTCTTCCATCTCTTGACGAAGACGCTGTGGAATCAAATATATGTGGACAAAAGAAAATACTTGAAATTTGTTCAAACAGACAGGGGCGGAAAACATACCTtctttttggtgtaaaatgaGACATGCAACAGCCGTAGggtttatgggtaaaacactTTTGGGTAAGACATACACACACTGCATGCATTAGTGGTTGTTCCTATAACAATTTCGTAcactcaaaaacatcaacaactttAAGCATGAATTTCGAATACAACCTGCGAAAAAAAAGGATGTTTTACTCCAAAATTTTTGATTCATGCAAATACTTACTCAGATTTAGTAAGGGTGGAATGCGAGATTAAAAAAATGGCAAGTCAGCGTTGAAGTGCTTTTAATATTAAAGCCGTCGTGTACTTCAGTAAAACCTTGGGATTACATAAGGTTCAAGTACATGTACCCAGTTGTTATGGACCGTGTGACCcatgacatcacatgtttacaaaagagccacaaagcatggacttcctgcaggcaagaACTGTACACAGCCcgaagggaaaaaaacacatcaaatatTGTATTTAAAGAAGATCGCCCTATccaatttttatcaactttttatACAAAGAAAGAACCAGAAACTGGTGCAATGGACCCCTCAGCACATTTAATTTTGCATTCCTCCCAAACTGAGATGAAAAAAAACCGCCgtcaaagaaagaaacaattgcCATCTTAAACAATCCCTTTGAATACACCTGCAGATCGGAATTTTTCATCCCGAGCAAGAGCGTCTTCAAGCTTTTTctcagaacaaacaaaaatctttaTTTCATCTGATAAAATTTAGTtccttaaaataaaaagttaatgtcaacttgtgactggtaaccAACCTCTCCTTCCATGCTGCTGTTCCTAATGAGCTCATTGACGATTAGAAGGGAACCGTGGACTCGATCATCTCGGTTAAGACCCTTCTCCCTCGAAGTTACTTCCTCGAACCCCTTTTCTGCCTCTTCGTAAGTTTGCTTCAGGAAAAGAAAAATTATAATAAGAGTTTCATTTGTCATTTATTAATTCTGGCTGTGAACCAAGGATTCTCAGAAAtgcgaacttaatcactgtactaacCAAGCACCCaatagagagaagacaatgaaggaagtttcagttttagatgtgggaggaaaacgcCAGAGAATTACTCCAGGGAAAACcaacgcagtcaggtagggactgaaaacccaatccacgtaGTTCATTGTAGTTCCCctaatgggatttgaaccagtggcctagaggtggaaggcaaggcaagatACCAAGACGCCAATCCAACAGCCTAGTAATAATAATGTACCAAGACCTGGCCATGGAACTTCAAAAGATTTGGCAGGTGAAAGTGAAAGTAGTCGCTGTGGTGGTcggagcacttggcaccattcccaaatCACTGGGGACCTATGTTTATGTAAAAGGGGCATATATGTGAGGGTGGTTCCTTACAGAGGGCAACGCTTTTGGGAACATCAAGGGTTCTGAGAAATACCTTTGGTATCTAAGCCTGATTCAAGGATTTACCGGCACAGAGGAAAGTGATCTTTCTTTGGCATGCTGTGATCCTTGAAAGATCTTCGAGAACTCCTGAAGAGTATGCAGCACCAAATCAAATTTGAGGGCTTGTTATATCAAGACACTCTAACATAATGGTGTCAAGTTCCCTGTTCAAAGGTACCTCTGAATTATTTCACATTTTGCTTTTGTGCAactttttttattctttattttttgAATGTGATCTGCTCGACTACCGTTGGCAAGATTGAGTTTTTTATTCCTGTCACTTGGGAAGAAGAGACTAAGCAAGTTTCTGTACCTTGTACCACTGTGGTTTTTGCATTTCCTTGGTCTCTCGCTGTGACGTCAGCTCTAGACATGCCCTAAGCGCTGCCACGGCAGCCTCCCGAATGGATTGCTGAAATTAAAAGGGATATAAAGAATTATGAAACAATGAGAGACAACATCTGTTTCAACCTGTTTGGTTGTAAGTGGAATCGATGTGGGTAAAATTTTGGGTCGTTATGACTGCTATGACTATTTTTGGCACAAGTCACTTGTGCAGGGTTCGAATTTGGAGGGAATATCCACAAGAACACAgagcttgtagctcaaaataacTACTGGACCAGATTTTTTTGTAGAAGATAAGATTCAAAATGAGAGCAAAACTTACTAAGACAGAATTGAACATGCATTcaatttattgtatttatttgaatACACTAAGACAGTGAAGAGGATATAAATCTCTTTCGTCTTTCAAAAGTATACTTTGTCACTCAACAGAATAAAAGGTATTTAAAATCCGCCCCCAAGACAACGTTTGAacccaatttgttttgttattgctCCTCGATTGAAAAGCCAAGACTGCTGGACTTGTTTGGTTCTGAATTTACTGGACAGATGTTAAATTCATTGGCCTCGGGCTTGGGCTTTTATAGGCTCTTTTACAGGGCTAAGGACTTGTATAAagattagtgctgggcgaatagtgaaattttgttattcggataccgctggccaactatccgaaattaaccggatattcgaataatttttttcgccgctagagggcgctatttaataaacaataaaaaataaaaaataaaaaatttttttttttgccgctagagggcgctgttcgtttgtgaatgagatcatatgggcggattgatataagttttagacagtgtcactcggttcattcataaaaatgaccggatcttatttaaagatggcgatttgctttttcttttgatcgtgattgactctacgtgaaggaaaacttttgtaatctttgaacaaattacgtcagaaatgtcattgttttaaatcttcacggaggtgagcatagttaaatacttaatatatgctgttttatgctgttttaatagaagtttcataaggattcagagaaaacattcatgtcagttgtcgcccgacgtccgcggatattcggatattaaagaatatccggttactcggttgtaattacagaaatatccggtttgtaaataggtattcgcgccctatgcggatatccggttaagaaaaaaaaggcattcgcggttacggataggaaaacctattcgccattaaccggatattcgaataattcgcccaggcctaataaaGATGGAAGAATGAAGAGATGTTAAAATGCTTCTTACCTTTGGATCTCTGACAGCATTGAAAATATGATCAAAGAAACTCTGCACCTGCTGGAAGAAGAATGTCGGGGTGTTCTCTGCTAGCTCCCGAAGCACAAGAACCTACATCAAgatcaaacaaaacacaatcaaataCTGTTTTAGCACTCAGCATCGTTTGAATGGGGCACCTTCCCACATTTGTCAAAAAGGGTTAATAATACGCATGTATATGGTAAAATCATTGATCTCACTAATCAGTCAGtttctcccttaacagtggtccactggccaaatgccagttaaaacaccagggcccaatttcatggctctgcttaccgccaaattctgcgcttacgatcgcgattccccgcttacctGCAaatgccaaatttctgcgctagccttgtaagcgtagaatgcctagtaatgcagagtatgcacgcgcagaagccaaaatttgccccttacccatgaaatacgcttgccgtaaacacagaattccccgcttctgtaagcgccgattctgtgcttacggtaagcagagacatgaaacTGGACCTTGGTCACTAGTCAGAATTCTTTTAAAATGGTTCAGCTGGCTAGCATTGCGTTGGTAAGCAACCATACTATATTTGAATAAGGTCAAGTAAAAAAAGCTGACAGAGTTAgtaaaatgacaagctaactggacCTGCTGACTAGACACTATTAAAGAAAGTAAACCGCAATTCCTGGAATCAATGTGTAAAGGAACATGGAATCACTGACACACAGAAGCTCCagaataaatctgtgaaatgaatgaagtacatgtacacctcaAATTCGCCAACCCTAGCCGTCGAAACATGTCTTGCATTTAAGAGATGAataaattattgtattattattaatgtaaaCTCACAGCTGCATGTCTCCTTCCCTCATTCCGGTCCCCTCCAAGCCATTCCAGCGCTCTACGAACTTCAAACTCCACGTACTCGGGAGTGAAGGTACCTCCGGCCATAGCGAGTCTTCCAATCGCCTTAGCAGCCATCTCCATAACGGCAACATCATTAGATGGGAGAAGGATACGAAGGTAGTTGGCAAAGCGGGTGATACGATTGGCGTTGTCACTATCAATGCTGATCAGGCTTACTGTAAAATAGTCAGAAAAGTAGGGgataattaacaataataagaTTCGGGTAGAACAATTTAGAAAATTGTCCGGATGTTGTAGTCTTAGATAAGGTGAAGAAGGTGTGTCATCTTATACTAGACATAGCTGTGTCGGAAGATTTAAGGGTAGCTTCACATGAGATGGAAAAGATCCAAAAGTACCAAGACATGGCCAAGGAACACTGTAAGGTTTACCAGGTGAAAGTGAAGGTAGTCCCTGTAGCAGTTGGAGCACTTGGCATCACTCCCAAAGCACTAGGgaacaaatcaataaatcaagaaGTGATTGATTAATAAATTGACTACTTACTGACAGCTATTATTCCTCCCTTCTTCTCGTTCACGTATTGACTGGAAACCAATTCAATCACGACCACACAGACCCTTAAGCCATTCAAATAATCAGTAAACCAGAAAGTGGTTGATTAATAAATTGACTACTTACCAATAGCCATGATTCCTCCCTTCTTCTCATTCACATCTTGACTAGAAACCAATTCAAAGATGTGATGGTTGAGTTCATCCATGAATGACGTCCTCTCATCTTGCGACATCTCACGTAGCTCCGTCGTTACATAATGCTGCAGGTTTTTTGCCGTCTTTGTCCGTGTCTCTTCGTTGCGGCTCTTCAGGCCGCTTACAAACTGGTTAATCATCGTAGCGTTTGGTGGTTAACTGAATGACTGTTAAATGAAACGTCATAAGTTTTTCATTAGTTATGAAATAAAGTAGCATCTATTCttttttacttaaaaatgtGATTCTTTTCTAAAATATAAGATGATTTTTAAGTGAAAAAGTCAGGACAGGATTCATAAATCTTTCATTCAAGAATTTCATTTTAGAGAGGTTAGAGAGGATACAGCCATATTGGGAAAATTTATCCTGATACTTTATtagaaaagtttccatatggcgatgtggcgccaccacttttcattccatatgaaataataaaaatacagcCTAATTACTAGTAGgcctaatttacctcaatgagatatccctttttgaaaagaaaaatagtaaaaaagtggtggcaccaaaCGGAAAGATATCCATTTTATATATGCACTTGCGCTCAACTTTGGACTTGGACTTGTGGTGTGGGCGGGGATTTTTTAGAAACTgtaatttgacaaaattatcaatttttttgcatgaattgattggaaacaacaacacaaacagaaataataattaatatgaaacaaatgaaataatggAAATATATGTTCAATCTTACTTTGTCATTTGACATTTAGAACACTTTTTGGCAACATTTACTCCTTCGcgaaaaaattaatgtcaacatgtttgacctttgacccacaGTGCAGCCTacgataaaaaaaattaaagttcaagttgcgttttgtaagaaaaaaacaaatgctcGTGGGTCGCTTTAAACCACAGTCTGTAGCTCAAGATTATCTCCATAAACGAGGTGTGTCTGTATTATTTTCTTACCCAAAAACTAAGCGTATTTCTCGCTCTGCAACCTCATGAAACAGACAACATCAAACTCCGAAAAGTTTATCGGCCCTGGAAGTCGCCATTTTTCATGTAACCTCTTTCAAACAGATGGTCTATTTAGTGtttacatcttgtttttatatattttataaaattaaaaactctTATTGCTTGAGAAAACTACATTAGTGACTGcgttattaaatattatttatttttaatattatattaataaatCTAAATAAGAATATTTGGACGGAGGCTAAATGTCAAATGTCACTAAATTGTAACTGGTACGCGTGTGCAATTCCAGGTGTAAGCCAATACATTTGTGCGGCACCAACTAGTCATCGCAATGATCTATTTTTAGCTGATACACACATGTACTATTTTGTAATCTCGAAATGACATATGCGACGGGTTTTGCATCACCCGAAAAACACTCATTGTTTGTAACATTTAACTAGTGGAAGTTGCGACTGACTAACACTCAGATGCAGTGAAGGGCTTGAGGTATAACAGGTTTTGGTcgtgtttgatttctttgactTTGATTGAGCTGTAAGAAAGGTGTTAATTTTGAGTTTTTCATCTTCTGAACTCTGAAGTAAGTAAAAAGATTTTGTGCTAGGCTAGTTAGGGCCTACGCCTACTACTACGCCTAGGCTACGACTACGTACATAAATGTACGCGCGCGCCATATCTGAATTCCACTGCACTGCACCACATGCTACAGTACACGTTACACTGCACTACACTTTAGTGTTTAAAAATTAATCATGTCAGTTTTTGTTGTCATCAATTTTCTCAAActacataactttttttttctttgaaatgatggaaaatctttaattttgttttatttcaggttTTCAAAATGGACCATTCGAATAATAAAATGATGAATGGCAACGGTTCAGCTTTGAGTATAACAACAGTTTCAGAACCGGACGGACGAGTATCACCCCAAGTATCAGTCAAACCTGACCTGAGAAAAACGTTGAAGTCATACATCGTTGCATTACGTCCGTGGTCATTCAGTGCATCGCTCAACCCCGTCATTCTCGGTTCAGCGATAGCGTTTAAGACACAGCCGGAGCAGAGCGTGACATCTGGTAACTTTGTAATCTTCATGGCCGCTTTGGTCGCTGTACTGTCTGTGCACGGTGCAGGAAATCTTGTCAACACATACTATGATTATATGAAAGGAATCGACAGCAAAAAGAGTGACGATAGAACTTTAGTCGATGGAATTCTCTCCCCGGATGATGTAGCGACATTCGGCCAAGTCTTGTATATTGTTGGTTGTCTCGCCATCGCAGTCTTGTACTTTTTCTCGCCGGCTAAACTGGAGCATATTGCTCTTTTATACTTCGGCGGGTTATCCAGCTCGTTCCTATACACAGGCGGACTCGGACTGAAGTACTTAGCGCTCGGAGATCTTGTGATTATGTTTACTTTTGGACCATTATCCGTTATGTTCGCTTACACGATGCAAATCGGCACAATGCATACTCTACCATTGTTATATGCCATCCCACTAGCTATGAACACTGAAGCTATACTTCATAGCAATAACACGCGAGACATGGAAGCTGATAAGAAAGCTGGGATAGTCACAATTGCGATGTGTTTAGGCAAGACAGGCTCCTATATTCTCTACACCCTCCTTATGTTCGTCCCTTACATCACATTTGCAATTATGGGCGTCAACTTCTCCTTGGCGTATCTACTTCCGTTTTTGACTCTTCCGATGGCTTTTAGTCTGGAGAAGGATTTCCGGAGAGGCGAGATGGCGAAGCTACCCCAGCGAACAGCGAAACTAAACCTCTTATTCGGAGCGTTGTATATCCTAGCATGTTTGCTTGTAAATAGGAATGCTATGCCAGGAGTTTTAGATGTTGCGGCTCTATCAGAGTAACTGTGTTCTAAAAATTGTGTGTAAAATATTAAGTTGTTGATTATTGATAACTTATTGAATTTGCTCCTGATGTATGACAACACAAGCTCAAACAGTGCCCTCTCACATAGCTTTACATTGTTTGATCTTGGTCAGTGAAGCTAGTTCAATTGGGTTGTACATGTAGAAACTTGACACAACAGTACATAAACCATCACAATTTATCACCAAGGTCTAACTTCATAAACAAATATGAATTTAGAAATTAACAGAGAACCAACCAGTCACTTGCAATACACATGTACTTTACATTGCACTCTGGCTGGTACTGTACTTGCTAGCTGCTAAGCAACATGTGTTAACGCTTAgcatttttgtgtgtttgtgagATCTCTTTGAATGAAGGCCcatgtttttttatacaagtTCGCCTTTTGTCAAGTTCGCCATCGATCTAACTGAACGTAACAAGTGGATTTGTTTGTACCTGTGTGCATGCAGTGTGaaggtttttaaaggcagtagacactattggtaattactcaaaataattatcagtataaaacctcacttggtaacaagttatggggagaggttgataatataaaacattgtgagaaacggctccctctgaagtgacgtagttttcaagaaagaagtaaatttccacgaatttgatttcgagaccaagtttagaatttgaggtctcgaaatcaaacatctgaaagcacacaactttgtgtgacaagggtgttttttctttcatacttatctcgcaactccgactaccaatcaagctcaaattttcacaggttggttattttatgcatatgttgagatacaccaaaccaagtgagaagactggtctttgacaattaccaatagtgtccagtgtctttaatgacaaAACCAGTTGTCATAGAAAGGACAAattgaaacattgtgaaaagTCATTTGCTATTCAGATTTGAATGTCTAgaataacaatacatgtacatgtacattgtttggTTACTGTCGCTTAAAGTAAATGCGCAATTTGAATTCCTTAGACTATCCTTTTGTAGCCATATGGATGCAAATGCACATGTGATTCAGCGCAAGCTTTTACATTACAACCTCCCGAGTTCAGATCAGCACAGACTGATGtccttattaaagacactggacactattggtagttaacaaagaccagtcttctcacttgttgtatctcaacaatatgcataaagtaacgagcctgtgaaaacttgagctcaattggtcttcgaagttgcgagataataatgaaagtaaaaacaccctggtcacacgatgttgtgtgctttcagatccttgatttcttgacctcaaagtctaatataaatccgaggtctcaaaatcaaattcgtggaaaatgacttttttctcgaaaacttcgccactttagagggagccgtttctcactatgttttatgctatcaacctctccccattacttgttaccaagtgaggttttatgataataattattttgagtaataaccaatagtgtccactgcctttaaacacacatTGCATTGAGAATTGTGTATGGGCGTTAAAAAAATGCTTGCCTAGCTGACCATGTGGCATACAATGTTCACAGCAATACTGGatgtagtctgaggaattcaaaatGAGCATCCAGTTTTGACCAAACGATGCATGGTTTTAGACATTCAAACCTAGAGCTCTCACAAATGGCTTTTTAGCAATGCACAGACATCTATGAGTATGCACGTTAGCttaaaaacacaaatacattacatacaatgtacattttaaggtaacatgtacatgtgcaataCTATGAAAGTTATTTATTCATCATCACCatgttgtatttatttgaaCTATTGCtttgttctgtttttatttAGTATGGATTACCTTTGATTTTATTGGGgcttacatgtatatggtttaCTAATACTTTAAATAAGTTAAGATGTTccgttatttttaaatttacatttaatttctttgtgtttcttttgtttctctCAAATGTTTAATCCAACTCATTGGTTACTTGATTTCGGAGGGATGGGCCAACAATTtaaatatgtataaaaaaatatggcaaGACTTTCCCTTTGTT
The DNA window shown above is from Asterias amurensis chromosome 18, ASM3211899v1 and carries:
- the LOC139950826 gene encoding ubiA prenyltransferase domain-containing protein 1-like, giving the protein MDHSNNKMMNGNGSALSITTVSEPDGRVSPQVSVKPDLRKTLKSYIVALRPWSFSASLNPVILGSAIAFKTQPEQSVTSGNFVIFMAALVAVLSVHGAGNLVNTYYDYMKGIDSKKSDDRTLVDGILSPDDVATFGQVLYIVGCLAIAVLYFFSPAKLEHIALLYFGGLSSSFLYTGGLGLKYLALGDLVIMFTFGPLSVMFAYTMQIGTMHTLPLLYAIPLAMNTEAILHSNNTRDMEADKKAGIVTIAMCLGKTGSYILYTLLMFVPYITFAIMGVNFSLAYLLPFLTLPMAFSLEKDFRRGEMAKLPQRTAKLNLLFGALYILACLLVNRNAMPGVLDVAALSE